Within the Sulfuriferula thiophila genome, the region AACGCGAAATTTTATTCTAGTCCAAAATACTGATTTTGTATGTTTTTTTTCATCTGGAGCGGGTGATGGGGATCGAACCCACGTCTAGAGCTTGGGAAGCTTTCGTTCTACCATTGAACTACACCCGCAGGATGGTCAATTTTACGATGGTTCACACGATTACTCAACAGCTAAGTAGCCCGAGCAGACAAATGCATGCGTGAACATTACTTACTAACCTGAACGAATAGCCATCAATAACTGCCGCATGAAATGGACTGGTTACAACGGCAGTTCAAAATAGAAACATGTCCCCTGTCCCGCTACAGATTCGAAGCCGATCACACCGCCCATGCGCTCGATCAATTCTTTGCTGATCGCCAACCCAAGCCCAGTACCACCTTTTTGCCGGGTATCGGATGAATCTGCCTGCGAAAATTTCTGGAAAACACGCTCTCTGAATTCAGCCGGAACGCCAGCACCATGATCAATGACTTCTACCCGCACGATGTTATCGATACGACGTACCGCGATTTCCACTCGACCTCCTTGCGGAGAGAATTTGGCTGCATTGGACAGGAAATTATTCAACACCTGGATTATCCGGCCACTATCGACTCGTACAGTTACATCTTCTCGGACAATGAGCTGAAATTCGACATTATATTGTTCGCCATAGGCACGTATTGATTCCAGGGCTTGCTCCAGCAGGGGCATTAATGGCTGATCCTGTAGATCCAGTGTCATTTTTCCAGCTACCAGTTTATCCATGTCCAACAGATCGTTGATCAATGAGGACAGGCGCAGGCTGTTTTTGTGGGCCATTGCAATCATCTGTTTGGCCTGGTCTGGCATTTCGCCCAATGCACCGCCGGCAAGTAGACCGAGTGCGCCATTAATGGAGGTGAGCGGCGTACGCAGTTCATGACTGACCGTGGAGACAAATTCTCTTTTCATCTGCTCAACACGTTTGCGCTCAGTGATGTCGCGCACCAGACCGATGAAGAGGGGTTGGGAATTATGAATGCTGCTGGAGACAGCCAGATCCATAGGGAAGGTGCTGCCATCCTTGCGGCGGCCGACAACTTCGCGACCTATACCGATGATACCGGCGATGCCGCTCTTACCGGAGTTTTGCAGATAGGCATCATGCTCGTTGTGATAAGGTTCCGGCATCAGCATCACGACATTCTGGCCGATAACTTCACTGGCCTGATAGCCGAAGATCGTCTCAGCAGCGCGATTGAAAGATTGCACTATGCCGTAGGCATCTATGGTAAAAATACCGTCCACAACGTTATCGAGAATGATGCGTAAATCATTGGTACGCTCATCGACCACTTGCCTGGCTTTACTGGTATGGCCGGTAATCAGCAGCAATAAAGCCCCCAGCATACCCGTGAACAACAGGCCACCCGCCAGTGTTGCCCACGCCTGCCATGCGCGATGTGTAACTAAGTAGTGCGGCAAAGGCAGGAATTCAATACGCCAATTGCGCCCACCGATCGTGATTATTCTCTTTTCCGCCAGATCACTGCCAGCCAAGCCACTGCTCCAGCTGTTTGACTGGTACAGCACCTGCTCGGTAACAGGCGCAGCTTCATCTATCACCCGCAACGCGATATCCTGACTGTGCAGATCCCGGGCAACAGCACCCAGAATATCTCCTACGCGCAACACCGCGGCGACATAACCTCGAATACGGTGGTTGCGTTGTTCTGCACTGCCCAATTCATCGATACGATCATACACAGGTATAAGCAGCAGGAAACCAAATCGGTCGCCAGTCTCCTGCACCAGTTTAACGCGTCCAGTAGCAACAGCTTGTCCGGCATCCCGAGCCTCGAGCAAAGCTTTAAGTATGGCAGGACTGGAAGCCAGGTTAAAGCCTAGTGCATTTTCATTACCGTTGTAAGGCTCGACAAAACCTACTGGAATGTATTCATCGGCTGGTTGAGCGGCAATCAACATCCCACCCGGATTACGTTCGGTAATCCGAAAATCCGCATAACCTTCAGCGCGCACGCCTTGCTCGTAACGAACACGGTCCGTCGCCTTGATGACCGGCAACCACTCCAGAGCCTTAATGCCAGAATCTTCGTTTATCAC harbors:
- a CDS encoding CHASE domain-containing protein; its protein translation is MTPENGHLDSFAPLARRLAAIALLAFLYFAAGRLGLLLAIPPGYATAIFPPAGFALAALLLYGNRVWLGVLLGSFALNLSMAPQFDSVFSTTGLVALCIGIGATLQGLLGAALIRRFVGFPCDLANERDIFRLFMLGGPVSCLLNSVVGTTTLFVAGAITADAFLFNWWTWWVGDVIGVFIATPLAFIALARPRLLWQQRVASVALPLLLTLTVVIILFVHASKWETQQQHADFSNYTRKAVDTLQADLRVYSAITESIEHYFVASGDVSRAQFKTFVSEVINEDSGIKALEWLPVIKATDRVRYEQGVRAEGYADFRITERNPGGMLIAAQPADEYIPVGFVEPYNGNENALGFNLASSPAILKALLEARDAGQAVATGRVKLVQETGDRFGFLLLIPVYDRIDELGSAEQRNHRIRGYVAAVLRVGDILGAVARDLHSQDIALRVIDEAAPVTEQVLYQSNSWSSGLAGSDLAEKRIITIGGRNWRIEFLPLPHYLVTHRAWQAWATLAGGLLFTGMLGALLLLITGHTSKARQVVDERTNDLRIILDNVVDGIFTIDAYGIVQSFNRAAETIFGYQASEVIGQNVVMLMPEPYHNEHDAYLQNSGKSGIAGIIGIGREVVGRRKDGSTFPMDLAVSSSIHNSQPLFIGLVRDITERKRVEQMKREFVSTVSHELRTPLTSINGALGLLAGGALGEMPDQAKQMIAMAHKNSLRLSSLINDLLDMDKLVAGKMTLDLQDQPLMPLLEQALESIRAYGEQYNVEFQLIVREDVTVRVDSGRIIQVLNNFLSNAAKFSPQGGRVEIAVRRIDNIVRVEVIDHGAGVPAEFRERVFQKFSQADSSDTRQKGGTGLGLAISKELIERMGGVIGFESVAGQGTCFYFELPL